A single window of Solanum dulcamara chromosome 5, daSolDulc1.2, whole genome shotgun sequence DNA harbors:
- the LOC129888342 gene encoding probable protein phosphatase 2C 72, whose translation MGICGFVSCISSASFEIQPVDFGNENVVHYEDSNINRYQQVGSVFSEQGNKGLNQDSAILYQGYGVENGVFGGVFDGHGKNGQIVSKFVMNKLPSLLLKYILSLPKITSPKQNVKVVDDESVKNKNFNKWKEACLSSFKVMDKDIKSLDKLDCSCSGTTAVVAIRQDDDLIIANLGDSRAVLGRKTEEGAIEAVQLTTDLKPSLPSEAERIRKCDGRVLALKEEPHIQRVWLPHEDVPGLAMSRAFGDFMIKNYGIISKPDVSYHHISPKDQFLVLATDGVWDVLSNDQVISIVCATNNAAAAAEAVVQASLDAWKQRFPNSKRDDSTVICLFLP comes from the exons ATGGGTATATGCGGATTCGTTAGTTGTATATCCTCTGCATCTTTTGAGATTCAACCTGTTGATTTTGGGAATGAAAATGTGGTTCACTATGAGGACAGCAACATTAATAGATACCAACAAGTTGGTTCTGTTTTTTCtgaacaaggaaataaaggACTCAATCAAGATTCTGCTATTCTCTATCAG GGGTATGGTGTAGAAAATGGAGTTTTTGGTGGAGTTTTTGATGGACATGGAAAGAATGGACAAATAGTCAGCAAGTTTGTTATGAATAAATTGCCATCTTTGCTGTTGAAATATATACTCTCTCTGCCAAAGATCACTTCTCCAAAACAAAATGTCAAAGTTGTTGATGATGAATCAGTGAAGAACAAGAATTTTAACAAATGgaaagaggcttgtttgagttCCTTTAAGGTGATGGATAAAGATATTAAAAGTCTTGACAAATTGGACTGTTCATGTAGTGGAACTACTGCTGTGGTTGCTATAAGACAG GATGATGATCTGATTATCGCTAATCTTGGAGATTCTCGAGCTGTACTAGGAAGAAAGACAGAGGAGGGAGCAATTGAGGCTGTTCAGTTAACTACTGATTTGAAGCCTAGCCTGCCTT CTGAAGCAGAAAGAATAAGGAAGTGTGATGGCAGAGTTCTTGCATTGAAAGAAGAGCCACATATACAGAGAGTGTGGTTACCCCATGAAGATGTTCCTGGCTTGGCTATGTCAAGAGCTTTTGGAGATTTCATGATCAAAAACTATGGCATAATCTCCAAGCCTGATGTCTCCTATCACCACATTTCCCCAAAGGACCAGTTTCTTGTTCTAGCTACTGATGGG GTGTGGGATGTGCTGAGCAACGACCAAGTCATCTCCATAGTGTGTGCAACAAATAATGCAGCAGCAGCCGCAGAGGCAGTAGTACAAGCATCTTTAGATGCATGGAAACAGAGGTTTCCAAACAGCAAGAGAGATGACAGCACTGTCATCTGCCTGTTCTTGCCATAA